From Tachysurus fulvidraco isolate hzauxx_2018 chromosome 10, HZAU_PFXX_2.0, whole genome shotgun sequence, one genomic window encodes:
- the LOC125145725 gene encoding cathepsin S-like → MKMKKGRLVPLSVQNLVDCSSEEGNRGCSGGLLTNAFNYIINHRGISKDADYPYEQKVGVCFPSHKYGRCSGFLVLQRYNEFELQKVVANIGPVAVGINANNSTFYHYKTGIYNDCSEAQPLNHAVLVVGYGKEDGQQYWLIKNSWGVNWGEGGYMRLQRNNNQCGIGSYSVVPIV, encoded by the exons atgaagatgaagaagggtCGTCTTGTTCCTCTGAGTGTTCAGAACCTGGTGGACTGCAGTTCTGAGGAGGGAAACCGTGGCTGCTCTGGAGGCCTCCTGACTAATGCCTTTAATTACATAATAAACCACAGGGGCATCAGTAAGGACGCTGACTACCCTTATGAACAAAAg GTTGGAGTTTGCTTCCCTAGTCATAAATATGGACGCTGTTCTGGTTTCCTGGTTCTTCAGCGTTATAATGAGTTTGAGCTGCAGAAGGTGGTGGCTAACATCGGGCCGGTTGCAGTAGGAATTAATGCTAACAATTCCACATTTTACCATTACAagacag gtatTTACAATGACTGTTCTGAAGCTCAACCACTGAATCACGCAGTTCTTGTGGTTGGATATGGAAAAGAAGATGGGCAACAATACTGGCTGATCAAAAAcag tTGGGGTGTTAACTGGGGAGAAGGAGGATATATGAGACTCCAGAGAAACAACAATCAGTGTGGAATCGGCAGCTACAGTGTCGTCCCCATTGTCTAA